The following proteins come from a genomic window of Pseudomonas sp. WJP1:
- a CDS encoding aspartate aminotransferase family protein has product MPDTLLQRRHRVLGSASPLFYDKPLHLVRGEGVWLFDVDGRRYLDVYNNVPCVGHCNPHVTEAMHRQATTLNIHTRYLDEQVVRYAERLTATFGLPLDTAMFTCTGTEANELALRLARYASGGTGIIVSDYNYHGNSASLAQVTTALPSPEPFAAHARAVPIPCLYRAPAGTSEAQLAERYAANIAAAIASMQAQGIRPAALLIDTLFANEGLPRVPASFVAKAAELIRAAGGLFIADEVQSGFGRTGDHLWGHQAHGVVPDIVTLGKPMGNGYPLAGLITHKALVESFGRNAMYFNTFGGSPVAAAVGMAVLDEIEQKQLLQNAQSVGAYVQQRLQVLADKHSIIGDVRGKGLFFAMELVRDRASKEPAGLEARKVVNDMRENGVLISKIGAGDNILKLRPPLVFSREHADLFVDTLDHALSAI; this is encoded by the coding sequence ATGCCTGACACTCTCCTGCAACGCCGTCACCGTGTACTCGGCAGCGCCTCGCCGCTGTTCTACGACAAGCCCCTGCACCTGGTGCGCGGCGAAGGCGTTTGGCTGTTCGACGTCGACGGTCGCCGCTACCTGGACGTGTACAACAACGTGCCCTGCGTCGGTCACTGCAACCCCCACGTGACCGAGGCCATGCACCGTCAGGCCACCACGCTGAACATCCACACCCGCTACCTCGACGAGCAGGTGGTGCGCTATGCCGAACGATTGACCGCGACCTTCGGCCTGCCTCTGGACACAGCGATGTTCACCTGTACCGGCACCGAGGCCAACGAACTGGCGCTGCGCCTGGCACGCTACGCCAGCGGCGGCACCGGCATCATCGTCAGCGATTACAACTACCATGGGAATTCCGCGTCGCTGGCCCAGGTCACCACTGCCCTGCCCTCACCGGAACCCTTTGCCGCCCATGCCCGTGCGGTGCCGATTCCGTGCCTGTACCGGGCACCGGCAGGCACCAGCGAGGCGCAACTGGCCGAGCGATACGCGGCCAACATCGCGGCCGCCATCGCCTCGATGCAGGCCCAGGGCATTCGCCCCGCCGCGCTGCTGATCGACACCTTGTTCGCCAACGAAGGCTTGCCCCGGGTGCCGGCCAGTTTCGTCGCCAAGGCCGCCGAGTTGATCCGCGCTGCCGGTGGCCTGTTCATCGCCGATGAAGTGCAATCGGGTTTCGGCCGTACTGGCGATCATCTCTGGGGTCATCAGGCCCACGGCGTCGTGCCGGACATCGTCACCCTCGGCAAACCCATGGGTAACGGCTACCCGTTGGCCGGGTTGATCACCCACAAGGCGCTGGTGGAATCGTTCGGGCGCAACGCCATGTACTTCAACACCTTCGGCGGCTCGCCCGTAGCGGCGGCGGTCGGCATGGCGGTGCTGGACGAGATTGAACAAAAGCAGCTACTGCAAAACGCGCAAAGCGTCGGTGCTTATGTGCAGCAGCGTTTGCAGGTTCTGGCAGACAAGCACTCGATCATTGGCGACGTGCGCGGCAAGGGCCTGTTCTTCGCCATGGAACTGGTGCGCGACCGCGCCAGCAAGGAACCGGCCGGGCTGGAAGCGCGCAAGGTGGTCAACGACATGCGCGAGAACGGCGTGCTGATCAGCAAGATCGGCGCCGGCGACAACATTCTCAAGCTGCGCCCGCCGCTGGTGTTCAGCCGCGAGCACGCCGACCTGTTCGTCGACACCCTGGACCATGCCCTGAGCGCGATTTGA
- a CDS encoding amino acid permease — protein sequence MLKKSALGWPKIAGLGIALVVAGQFSGWNFGLAAGGWLNMLIATLLMALLCGGLALCVAELSTALPSAGGVFVYAQSAFGPFVGYLVGVACALALTIGTGAAATFICAYTESIFGLGGWPVKITLFAVIIGIHLRGVGEAMGLTFIAGVIAVVALLTFGVAMAPHVELANLLALPANVATPVSLGGIFACVPFAIWLFITVEQTGSAAEEAENPGRTMPRGILAAIGTLLVTALVVLVCAPGAGGVELVGSAGDPLYAAMSSNSAFGEGSWLAKVIGCGGVFGLIATFFSLVYAASRQLFAMARDGLFPQWLGKTGKRGTPYPALLLIGAIGLPLSEVDPATVMLAVVLLLNVCYLCIFGAYLRIKSSQPDLPRPFRLIGGKLVAWLGLALTLVVVAACFQLDLSMLIALGVTFALCIFNFLLRNRRTAPIEVPDHA from the coding sequence GTGCTCAAGAAAAGTGCGTTGGGCTGGCCAAAGATCGCCGGCCTTGGAATTGCGTTGGTGGTGGCCGGGCAGTTTTCCGGCTGGAACTTTGGCCTGGCGGCCGGTGGCTGGCTGAACATGCTGATCGCCACCTTGTTGATGGCGCTGCTGTGTGGTGGGCTGGCGTTATGCGTGGCGGAACTGTCCACCGCGTTGCCCAGTGCGGGCGGTGTGTTCGTGTATGCGCAAAGTGCGTTCGGGCCGTTCGTGGGTTACCTCGTCGGGGTGGCTTGTGCGTTGGCCCTGACCATCGGCACCGGGGCGGCAGCGACGTTCATTTGTGCCTACACCGAGTCGATTTTCGGTCTTGGCGGCTGGCCGGTGAAGATCACCCTGTTCGCGGTGATCATTGGCATTCACCTGCGCGGCGTGGGTGAGGCCATGGGCCTGACGTTCATTGCCGGTGTGATTGCCGTCGTCGCCCTGCTGACATTCGGCGTGGCCATGGCACCGCATGTCGAACTGGCCAACCTGCTGGCGTTGCCGGCGAATGTCGCCACTCCCGTGAGCCTCGGCGGCATCTTCGCCTGCGTGCCGTTCGCCATCTGGCTGTTCATCACCGTGGAACAAACCGGTTCGGCGGCGGAAGAAGCTGAAAACCCTGGCCGCACCATGCCCCGCGGCATCCTCGCGGCCATTGGCACCTTGCTGGTCACCGCACTGGTGGTACTGGTCTGCGCACCGGGCGCCGGCGGTGTCGAGCTGGTGGGCTCGGCGGGCGATCCGTTGTACGCCGCGATGTCCAGCAACAGCGCATTTGGTGAAGGCTCGTGGCTGGCCAAGGTGATCGGCTGCGGTGGCGTGTTCGGTTTGATCGCCACTTTCTTCTCCCTGGTGTACGCGGCCTCCCGGCAACTGTTCGCGATGGCTCGCGACGGCCTGTTCCCGCAGTGGCTGGGCAAGACCGGCAAACGCGGCACACCGTATCCGGCACTGCTGCTGATCGGCGCGATCGGCCTGCCCTTGTCCGAAGTCGATCCAGCCACGGTGATGCTCGCGGTCGTACTGCTGCTCAACGTTTGCTACCTGTGCATTTTCGGCGCGTACCTGCGCATCAAGAGCAGCCAGCCCGACCTGCCACGGCCCTTCCGCCTGATCGGCGGCAAGCTGGTCGCCTGGCTGGGCCTGGCCCTGACGCTGGTGGTGGTCGCCGCCTGCTTCCAGCTTGACCTGAGCATGCTGATCGCCCTCGGCGTGACCTTCGCCCTGTGTATTTTCAACTTCCTGCTGCGCAATCGCCGCACCGCCCCAATCGAGGTTCCAGACCATGCCTGA
- a CDS encoding MFS transporter, whose protein sequence is MKPPQIKGYNYLCGIRLSSSATLWVDFVLIFTVLTFGFDASPKTLGYAAALYGLPSLLLGPLLGTIADYSNPLRFLTISFAIRFIVACLLFGASSEAYFLFFVFIKGVSNLGSGAAEIILTRKLLTSKDLATNISITTIIDQFIKICSPLAAGIVASMTDKAHGFLISASFSLFGVFCVIMLSLRYREKITSRPEQRSFGNLEALKILFRSGPSTRLFFICALVQSAILGCYDSLLSIFLKNLGFESYIFGTIVSSTAAGGILAGFCFKFFYPSRIYFCSTLSLVTFGLMVVIAGSLQELETIPTYPALILIFFVAGFTYGLTSLGFGLSLQKYCPLAHLGTVSATARSLTLLFLVLGPIFGAWLSALISISGVFLVSGSAAIFFGALLHLKYQNIFSLEATRIANE, encoded by the coding sequence GTGAAGCCACCACAAATAAAAGGTTACAATTACTTATGTGGCATTCGATTGAGCAGTTCCGCCACTCTTTGGGTCGATTTTGTTCTTATCTTCACGGTACTTACATTTGGGTTCGATGCCTCACCAAAAACCTTAGGGTATGCGGCAGCACTGTATGGACTTCCTTCACTATTATTGGGGCCTCTTCTCGGAACTATTGCTGACTATTCGAACCCACTAAGATTTCTAACAATCAGCTTTGCAATTCGTTTTATAGTCGCCTGCCTATTATTTGGAGCGAGCTCTGAAGCTTACTTTTTATTCTTTGTTTTCATTAAAGGCGTGTCCAATCTCGGCTCTGGCGCAGCAGAGATCATTCTTACCAGGAAACTTCTTACAAGCAAAGACCTCGCAACCAATATTTCAATTACAACTATAATTGATCAATTTATTAAAATTTGCTCCCCTCTCGCAGCCGGCATTGTCGCAAGCATGACCGACAAAGCGCACGGCTTCTTAATTTCCGCTAGCTTTTCACTGTTTGGTGTATTCTGCGTCATCATGCTTTCCCTGCGCTATCGCGAGAAGATAACTTCCAGGCCTGAACAGCGATCATTTGGAAACCTTGAAGCACTTAAAATATTATTTCGCAGCGGCCCATCCACTCGGCTATTCTTCATTTGCGCATTAGTTCAGTCAGCAATCCTGGGCTGTTACGACTCACTTCTAAGCATATTCTTAAAAAACCTCGGCTTTGAATCTTACATATTTGGAACAATTGTTAGTTCAACGGCTGCAGGTGGAATCTTAGCTGGATTTTGCTTCAAATTTTTCTACCCCAGCAGAATTTATTTTTGCTCCACACTTTCCCTTGTCACATTTGGGTTAATGGTAGTCATAGCAGGATCACTTCAAGAACTAGAAACCATACCTACATACCCTGCATTAATACTTATATTTTTCGTTGCCGGCTTCACTTATGGATTGACCTCATTAGGATTTGGCCTAAGCCTTCAAAAATATTGCCCACTAGCTCATCTTGGAACAGTATCAGCGACTGCCCGAAGTTTAACTTTGTTATTCCTGGTGCTTGGACCTATTTTTGGTGCATGGCTATCTGCCCTGATTTCAATTAGCGGGGTATTTTTAGTCTCCGGGAGTGCCGCAATTTTTTTCGGCGCATTACTCCACCTCAAATACCAAAACATTTTCTCTCTGGAGGCGACTCGCATAGCAAATGAATGA
- a CDS encoding carbamoyltransferase C-terminal domain-containing protein — protein MKSSVQSPLMLREVCEALLEGEIICWVQGNCEIGPRALGNRSIIAAPFSENTTTRLNTIKQREPYRPIAPICIEEDATLYFEGCNHSKFMLSFHKVIDNRLKAVTHIDGAARVQTVSYQDNTIMHNLLSEFKKLSGVSVLCNTSLNFKGRGFINSHTDLESFCLSKKISMLVVDQTMYRIKQD, from the coding sequence ATGAAATCCAGCGTTCAAAGCCCTTTAATGCTAAGGGAAGTGTGTGAGGCGCTCCTAGAAGGCGAGATCATTTGTTGGGTTCAAGGTAATTGCGAAATTGGCCCTAGAGCACTTGGCAACAGATCAATTATCGCAGCCCCGTTCTCAGAAAACACCACAACAAGATTGAACACCATAAAACAAAGAGAGCCTTACAGGCCAATTGCTCCAATTTGCATTGAGGAGGATGCGACACTCTACTTTGAAGGATGTAACCATAGCAAATTCATGTTGTCATTCCACAAGGTGATTGATAATCGACTTAAAGCCGTAACTCACATCGATGGAGCAGCCAGAGTCCAAACCGTTAGCTATCAAGATAACACCATCATGCATAATCTATTATCAGAATTCAAAAAACTCTCAGGAGTAAGTGTCCTCTGCAACACATCACTAAATTTCAAAGGGAGAGGATTCATTAATTCACATACCGACCTAGAATCATTTTGCTTGAGCAAAAAAATATCTATGCTTGTAGTAGATCAAACAATGTATCGCATCAAACAGGATTGA
- the srmL gene encoding PheS-related mystery ligase SrmL codes for MQESKKYLTDASVHQALLQVDLTEAASPDHAVRILLKEILQGLTERDWPQAQILTGPRIVSAEENYGLLGYDPTEITLGSAHTRWVDECSLLRTQTTSQIPAALQRAAQVRQPGETILLAAPGITFRRDSRDRWHCAEPHQMDIWVLGDPELAKHEHLLRLVGDILKSAVPDKPWIFSDSPHHYTEGGIEVNVLNDGSPVEVLECGRIATSLLERLKIDPLQHGGLALGMGLDRLTMLRKGIPDIRLLRDQNERVQAQMHDLKPWSAVSRLPSIARDISLAVTPGLSEEVLTEKMLQAAGDCSDWIEEMQVKGRWQSSDLPDQAIERLGLLPDQENVLLRVVLRDCSRSITTAEANALYSRIQSALHEGAPGAGYRMDFPAV; via the coding sequence GTGCAGGAATCAAAGAAATATCTTACGGACGCATCTGTACATCAAGCCCTGTTGCAGGTCGATCTAACAGAAGCCGCCTCACCCGATCACGCGGTTCGGATATTACTTAAGGAGATCCTTCAGGGGCTGACTGAAAGAGACTGGCCCCAAGCTCAAATACTGACTGGGCCGCGGATTGTGTCCGCCGAGGAAAACTACGGTTTGCTCGGTTATGACCCAACAGAAATCACCCTCGGAAGTGCCCACACCCGTTGGGTCGACGAATGTTCTTTGTTGCGCACCCAAACCACCAGTCAAATTCCGGCGGCGCTTCAGCGTGCCGCTCAGGTCCGGCAACCGGGGGAGACGATATTGCTGGCCGCCCCCGGCATCACTTTCCGCCGCGATAGCCGGGACCGTTGGCATTGTGCGGAACCGCATCAGATGGATATCTGGGTGCTCGGTGATCCGGAACTGGCGAAGCATGAACACTTGTTGCGTCTGGTCGGCGATATCCTCAAATCGGCCGTACCTGACAAGCCTTGGATCTTCAGCGATAGCCCGCACCACTACACGGAGGGGGGAATCGAGGTGAATGTGTTGAATGACGGCTCACCGGTCGAGGTGCTGGAGTGCGGTCGTATTGCGACGTCATTGTTGGAGCGACTCAAGATAGATCCTTTGCAACATGGAGGACTGGCGCTGGGGATGGGGTTGGATCGACTGACTATGCTGCGCAAAGGCATACCGGACATTCGATTGCTGCGCGACCAGAACGAACGAGTACAGGCGCAGATGCACGATCTGAAACCGTGGAGCGCCGTATCGCGTTTGCCTTCGATTGCTCGTGATATTTCGCTCGCTGTAACACCGGGATTGAGCGAGGAGGTGTTAACCGAAAAGATGTTGCAGGCTGCTGGCGACTGTTCTGACTGGATCGAAGAAATGCAGGTCAAGGGGCGTTGGCAGTCCTCGGATTTGCCCGACCAGGCCATTGAACGACTCGGATTATTGCCAGATCAGGAGAATGTGCTTCTGCGCGTTGTACTGCGTGACTGTTCACGGTCAATCACAACTGCGGAGGCGAATGCCTTGTATTCCCGAATTCAGTCGGCGTTGCATGAAGGTGCACCGGGGGCGGGTTACAGAATGGATTTTCCCGCAGTCTAG
- a CDS encoding methyl-accepting chemotaxis protein: MQSRDEIGQLATAFNRFVERIHHSIREVSSAAHGVNQGARRVLDASNSSLGNFDDQATRTTSVAAAINQLGAAAQEIANNASDASHQASSARQQAEDGRQVVQRTIDVMHELSAKISASCVNIEVLNDKTVNIGQILEVIKGISQQTNLLALNAAIEAARAGEAGRGFAVVADEVRSLAGRTQSSAQEIQQMIEELQVGARDSVTTMTESQQHSEESVTIANLAGSRLSSVTQRIGEIDNVNQSVAAATEEQTAVVEALNVDITQINALNQQGVENLQATLRACTELEQQAARLNQLVGSFRI; this comes from the coding sequence GTGCAGTCACGGGATGAAATCGGCCAGTTGGCCACGGCGTTCAACCGTTTTGTCGAGCGTATCCATCACTCGATCCGCGAAGTGTCGTCGGCGGCCCATGGCGTCAACCAAGGCGCGCGCCGGGTGCTGGACGCCTCCAATTCGTCGCTAGGCAATTTCGACGATCAAGCCACCCGCACCACCAGCGTGGCCGCCGCGATCAACCAGTTGGGCGCTGCCGCCCAGGAAATCGCCAACAACGCCTCCGATGCCTCGCATCAGGCCTCCAGTGCAAGGCAACAGGCCGAGGACGGTCGCCAGGTGGTGCAACGCACCATAGATGTAATGCACGAACTGTCGGCAAAAATCAGCGCGTCGTGCGTCAACATCGAAGTGCTCAACGACAAGACCGTGAACATCGGGCAGATCCTCGAAGTGATCAAGGGCATCTCCCAGCAGACCAACCTGCTGGCGCTCAATGCGGCCATCGAGGCGGCGCGGGCCGGTGAAGCCGGCCGCGGCTTTGCCGTGGTGGCCGACGAGGTGCGCAGCCTGGCCGGCCGCACCCAGTCCTCGGCGCAGGAGATCCAGCAGATGATCGAGGAACTGCAAGTGGGCGCCCGCGACTCGGTCACCACCATGACCGAAAGCCAGCAGCACAGCGAAGAAAGCGTCACCATCGCCAACCTCGCCGGCAGCCGCTTGAGCAGCGTGACCCAACGCATCGGCGAGATCGACAACGTCAACCAGTCCGTCGCCGCCGCCACCGAAGAACAGACTGCCGTGGTCGAGGCCTTGAACGTCGATATCACGCAGATCAATGCGCTGAACCAGCAAGGCGTGGAGAACTTGCAGGCGACGTTGCGAGCTTGTACTGAGCTTGAGCAGCAGGCGGCGCGGCTCAACCAACTGGTGGGAAGTTTCAGGATCTAA
- a CDS encoding glycosyltransferase family 25 protein → MNVTDYFDRTRIVNIVSRKDRRVETVQEFARNGFPFDHEKVSFFPAVTPSEDNGFPSLGARGCFMSHLGILEEAIRLNVKNILILEDDIQFSRRIPEYGKQAIESLEGMEWDIAYFGHPFEGDSSSPTWKAVDQPIHLSHFYAVNGKCITRLRDFLLQILERPPGHPDGGPMHYDAALNTLIHSNKDVQAYYFTWNLGYQRPSRTDLHALSLFDRTPVLRDVMGMLRKLKAMNLRRIR, encoded by the coding sequence ATGAATGTGACCGACTATTTTGATCGAACAAGAATCGTCAATATTGTGTCAAGAAAGGATCGCCGCGTAGAAACGGTACAAGAATTCGCGCGCAACGGTTTTCCCTTTGATCATGAAAAAGTCAGCTTTTTCCCGGCTGTAACGCCCAGTGAGGACAATGGCTTCCCGAGCCTCGGGGCCAGGGGCTGCTTCATGAGTCACCTGGGGATCCTGGAAGAAGCGATCCGCCTGAATGTCAAAAACATCCTGATCCTGGAGGATGACATACAGTTTTCCAGGCGCATTCCCGAATATGGCAAACAGGCCATCGAGTCCCTGGAAGGCATGGAGTGGGACATCGCCTACTTTGGCCATCCGTTCGAAGGCGACTCAAGCTCGCCCACCTGGAAAGCGGTCGACCAGCCCATACACCTGTCGCATTTCTATGCGGTAAACGGCAAATGCATTACCCGGTTGCGCGATTTCCTGCTGCAGATCCTGGAGCGCCCGCCAGGGCATCCTGACGGCGGGCCGATGCACTATGACGCCGCCCTCAATACGCTCATTCATTCGAACAAAGATGTTCAGGCCTACTATTTCACCTGGAACCTGGGCTATCAGAGACCCTCTCGCACTGACTTGCATGCGCTGTCCCTGTTCGACAGGACGCCTGTCCTGCGCGATGTCATGGGCATGCTCAGGAAGTTGAAAGCCATGAACCTGAGAAGAATTCGATAG
- a CDS encoding c-type cytochrome gives MFTTLRLSLVAVLSVTLAQAAVAADCAPQQQRGAELFANECGVCHAVSKGTTGMMGPNLAGVVGRKSGSLEGFNYSQAMRNKNIDWQAENIAQLITQPQAYVPGTYMPYMGMASADDRQAVVCFLKEQH, from the coding sequence ATGTTCACCACCCTGCGTTTGTCCCTGGTTGCTGTGTTGTCCGTCACTCTGGCGCAGGCCGCCGTCGCTGCCGACTGCGCACCGCAGCAGCAACGTGGCGCCGAACTGTTCGCCAATGAGTGCGGGGTCTGCCATGCGGTGAGCAAAGGCACGACGGGCATGATGGGGCCGAACCTGGCAGGTGTGGTGGGGCGCAAGTCCGGCTCTCTGGAAGGCTTCAACTACTCGCAAGCCATGCGCAACAAGAACATCGACTGGCAAGCCGAGAACATCGCGCAACTGATCACGCAACCCCAGGCCTATGTGCCTGGCACCTACATGCCCTACATGGGCATGGCCTCGGCAGATGATCGCCAGGCGGTGGTGTGCTTCCTCAAAGAACAACACTAA
- a CDS encoding aldehyde dehydrogenase family protein, with protein sequence MSNVEILPQVAAFLDRQHGCFIDGQWVFAEGQHIAVVNPATGQTLCETLDAPLEIVERAVQSSHQAFKSGVWSGLRPADRERILLNFTRLVEEHAEELAQLETLSQGKSINMARALDLNATVEFMRYMSGWATKIEGQTFDVSIPLPPGAKFTAFTKREPVGVVVGIVPWNFPLLIAAWKLMPALATGCTVIIKPAMETPLTAMRLAELALEAGIPAGVFNVVTGGGASVGGVLTAHPLVSKVSFTGSTAVGKSVGVACMENMTRFSLELGGKNPMIVLADADIEKAVQGAILGGLLNNGQVCAAASRFYVHRSIHDKFVEALAAAVSAMPIGAGMNCAAAINPLVSRKQQQSVLKHIELARQEGARVVAGGELLEGEGFFVQPTILADIDHSMAIAREEVFGPVLGVMPFDDEDAVIALANDNRYGLAASLWTNDLGKAMNLVPRIEAGTVWVNAHVLLDPAMPFGGVKQSGMGREFGRAVIEAYTELKSVCIAH encoded by the coding sequence ATGAGCAACGTTGAAATCCTGCCGCAGGTTGCTGCATTCCTCGATCGCCAACACGGCTGCTTTATCGATGGCCAGTGGGTGTTTGCCGAAGGCCAACACATTGCCGTGGTCAACCCGGCCACCGGGCAAACCCTGTGCGAAACCCTCGACGCGCCCCTGGAAATCGTCGAGCGCGCCGTGCAATCGTCGCACCAGGCTTTCAAGTCCGGCGTGTGGTCGGGCCTGCGCCCAGCGGACCGTGAGCGCATCCTGCTGAACTTCACCCGCCTGGTGGAAGAGCATGCCGAAGAGCTGGCGCAGCTGGAAACCCTGAGCCAGGGCAAGTCGATCAACATGGCCCGCGCGCTGGACCTGAACGCCACCGTGGAATTCATGCGCTACATGTCCGGCTGGGCAACCAAGATCGAAGGTCAGACCTTCGACGTGTCGATCCCGCTGCCGCCGGGTGCCAAGTTCACGGCGTTCACCAAGCGTGAGCCGGTGGGCGTCGTGGTCGGCATCGTGCCGTGGAACTTCCCGCTGCTGATCGCCGCCTGGAAACTGATGCCGGCGCTCGCCACCGGTTGCACGGTGATCATCAAGCCGGCGATGGAAACCCCATTGACCGCCATGCGCCTGGCCGAACTGGCCCTCGAAGCGGGCATTCCGGCCGGTGTGTTCAACGTGGTGACCGGTGGCGGTGCCTCGGTCGGCGGCGTGCTGACTGCGCACCCGCTGGTGAGCAAAGTGTCGTTCACTGGCTCCACCGCCGTGGGCAAGAGCGTCGGTGTGGCGTGTATGGAAAACATGACGCGCTTCTCCCTGGAGCTGGGCGGTAAGAACCCGATGATCGTGCTCGCCGATGCCGACATCGAAAAAGCCGTGCAGGGTGCGATCCTCGGCGGCCTGCTGAACAATGGCCAGGTGTGCGCGGCGGCTTCGCGCTTCTACGTGCATCGCTCGATCCACGACAAATTCGTCGAGGCCCTGGCCGCAGCGGTCTCGGCGATGCCGATTGGTGCGGGCATGAACTGCGCGGCGGCGATCAACCCGCTGGTGTCGCGCAAGCAGCAGCAGAGCGTGCTCAAGCATATCGAGCTGGCCCGCCAGGAAGGTGCACGAGTAGTGGCTGGCGGCGAGTTGCTGGAAGGCGAGGGTTTCTTTGTCCAGCCGACCATCCTCGCCGACATCGACCACAGCATGGCCATTGCGCGCGAAGAGGTGTTCGGCCCGGTGCTGGGTGTGATGCCGTTTGACGATGAAGACGCGGTTATCGCGCTGGCCAACGACAACCGTTACGGTTTGGCTGCCAGCCTGTGGACCAACGATCTGGGCAAGGCGATGAACCTGGTGCCGCGCATCGAAGCGGGTACGGTTTGGGTCAACGCCCATGTATTGCTTGACCCGGCGATGCCGTTTGGTGGCGTCAAGCAGTCGGGTATGGGGCGTGAGTTTGGTCGTGCGGTGATTGAGGCCTATACCGAGCTCAAGTCGGTGTGTATCGCTCACTGA